Proteins encoded within one genomic window of Pristis pectinata isolate sPriPec2 chromosome 39, sPriPec2.1.pri, whole genome shotgun sequence:
- the apoeb gene encoding apolipoprotein Eb, whose protein sequence is MKFLVTLLVAGLIAAAQGSQEPAPNAPTKWEEAVEKFWDLASQVLHSTESVLSNTQLQNRFRELITEGLSQLNTSAEDLRARLGPYSEQFHSDLEVLRDRLQRDLGSLQSTVEQYHTESQLLAQQGYSDLRHTLGVYLRKYRKRLTRDQEQIRHKFQEYQELLGDQGQRAVEGLRQAVDPVASATGTKLQEGLSALQQGFEQRLDQVRQQAHSFQQQAARDTQGLRQAVEDQMAALRDWFQSEAQAISHRFQELLDSVRQQQEEVN, encoded by the exons ATGAAATTCCTCGTCACCCTCCTAGTCGCAGGGCTGATCGCAG CTGCCCAGGGTTCCCAGGAGCCAGCTCCCAACGCCCCGACCAAGTGGGAGGAGGCAGTGGAGAAGTTCTGGGACTTGGCCAGTCAGGTCCTGCACTCCACCGAATCGGTGTTGTCCAACACCCAGCTGCAGAACCGGTTCCG GGAGCTGATCACCGAGGGCCTCTCGCAGCTGAACACCTCGGCCGAGGACCTACGGGCACGGCTGGGTCCGTACTCGGAGCAGTTCCACTCGGATCTGGAGGTGCTGCGGGATCGGCTGCAGAGGGACCTGGGCTCCCTGCAGAGCACAGTGGAGCAGTACCACACCGAGAGCCAGCTGCTGGCCCAGCAGGGCTACAGCGACCTGCGCCACACCCTGGGCGTCTACCTGCGCAAGTACCGCAAGCGGCTGACCCGCGACCAGGAGCAGATCCGCCACAAGTTCCAGGAGTACCAGGAGCTGCTGGGGGATCAGGGCCAACGGGCGGTGGAGGGTCTGCGACAGGCCGTGGACCCCGTGGCCTCGGCCACCGGCACCAAGCTGCAGGAGGGTCTGTCCGCCCTGCAGCAGGGCTTCGAGCAGCGGCTGGACCAGGTCCGGCAGCAGGCGCACAGCTTCCAGCAGCAGGCCGCCCGCGACACCCAGGGCTTGCGCCAGGCAGTGGAGGACCAGATGGCCGCCCTCCGGGACTGGTTCCAGTCCGAGGCCCAGGCCATCTCCCACCGCTTCCAGGAGCTGCTCGACTCGGTGAGGCAGCAACAGGAGGAAGTCAACTGA